TTCTCCAATCGGAGGAGGCAAAAAGTTGGGTTAATGACCAATGAGTcaaagaagaaaatgaaattatggTTACTTTTAGATAAACATGATATAATCACATGCCATGTAGCCTTTTTGGAATTGGTATAGAAAAATTCCTTCTGTGACACTTTAAACttagtaaaaaatgttaaatagcaGTCATTATATAACGGCAATGAAATATTAAACTAATGGATGAATAAATTGTAATGTTACTGTGACACTGAGTGTAAATTTTCCAAGTTGTATTGTATATTATATGCACTTTGAAGTTATTTACATAAGTTGGTAAGTAAGATTGCAACGGTCGTCTTTGAAAAATAAAGCGAATTTCTAGTATATACAAGATCTTGTCATTTGTGTAGAAATGTATCAGGGAAATACATGCAGAATGTCAACTCATGTGAACACATTATTGtttttcaattaagaaataatgtagatctatagaaacgttattaatacacgaaaagaggttatacgtccgcggaataatttcacgttTGCGTagtccgagtgaattattctggctaCGTATAATCGATTTTGGGTGTATTAATTTagataaaacacgattttgctatatattatttcgattctaatatgcccttaatctaaacgGTAGATCTATACATAtagctctgaattcggctacccctatCGGGCCTCAGACAGAGCTCTATTCCCTTCcatacaaaaatatgcaataaaaggtTTCAGCTAATATATGCCCTATATACGCATTTTGCCAAAAATCTGTTTACTTCAATTCGCTAACTGACTGACATTTTTGCCACATTTCTATGAAGtttaatgttgggaggaagaccccggaTGTCTCCATCACACATAACGTTAGgcatgaactgatacctggataaagtcatgaattgttcagaaagccaaccggatgtatgaactgatacctggataaagccaaaAATTGTTCACAAAGCCAACCTGGTGGTTTCctcacaatgaaaaatgaaaaaatagataCCTCTTgcgaggtttcgaacatacaaagatacaagcGGATACAAGCTAAAGACTATGTCTCAGAGGTATACTAGATCTgagtttcatatttgaaaatatgaacagctACTAGATATAGTTTAGGCAAACATAAAGTAACaggtttatctgtattaacagtaCATATACCCTAGGTTTACAATAAGACGTAATGCATGTAtggctaaacacagtataaatatttgctgctattacaaaaagtttagccaatgatttatatttaattgacactaaatctcagcataccggtacatgtatataaactggaTGTTTGGATGTTTAAGATTTAGACCAGCACTTCAGGCGAAACATTTCGCCACAAACCTCTAGTTGCGATACTCAGTCAAAAGCGAGATTCTGTtatacatgcaagtttctactgCAACTACAGAGCGCTCGTTTTCTACAAACATATCTACATACCATTTTGCCCATTGAACCTCGGTATACTCTATTTGGGCATGTCGGAATCTGTTTGCACAAAGGATCACCCGCCTGACATTGCTATTCAAGTATCAataagatgcaataaaacagagCAGTTGGGGAATAAAAATGATAGTCAACCGTCATCTCGAGTAAGAAAAACGTGACTGCTTACGTGATAGCGAAGACTTTATTAATGGTTGCAATAACATCTATCACTGAATACATAAACACTATTTAGCAATTCGCGCTGACTAAAAAATGATAAGTTTCCCGTGAGTAAACTTGAAACGTTTGCAATGTGTGCatagatacattaatcaaaacttgccaaaatgttgatgcagacgcaatgcattaaattaaacactggCAAAGATCTCAAATacgattacaataaaaataaaaaagacctatatacctttaaagtgcgaggtatcaaaaacttaccaaaatgcTGATGCAGAAGCAATGCAATAAAGTAATGtattgacgaagatttcaaatacgataacaacaaaagaaacctagtatacctttaatcTGCTAGGTAACGTTCCATACATTGCCTATGTAATCTTGACATTGTGGAGGAtattaatgaataataaataaataaataaataaataaataatcatagtgACAGCTTTGCACACGTTTCGAATATGCGATTTTTTTACGTGTGTAGCAGTAAGATGCAGTTACTCAAACTGCCATAGTGTTAGGCCCCTTTGGCGTGAGTGGGTCTTGgcagttgtacaataaaatatgtcaTAGAATGACACAATGTTTCATTGacacaattattttgaaatgtaaccATATATCTATTGTTACTATTGATGTCTAATGTACGAAAACAGGGAGTATATTgtgtagagcaattcacagaactctgattctTCAACGTTCTGAGTCTCAGCCGTGCTAGAGCGATACATAATTTCACGGTCAAGTTAATTAGGACtcttaattgtaaataaaatatacgaaaaattgttgtattcctcaaaatatcctgggctgctcgagtagcagtttttgcttttagacaatgtcacgatccctgccattaagcatgagcggtgtgctaaactttgattttaaatgattacctcTGTAATAtatagtacaaatgtgacaaacaaaatagattaacgATGGAATATAAGgagagaacgcatctcttgcctaAAATATTCACTAAATCTCAATTTTCTGGGGGATGGAGATCCCCTCCCTAAACTACAccatactcgcagcatcgctgcttCGTTCGTAACTATGCTGCCCATATctagcgtacagttcaaaatcatccaggtacaCTCCTGTTGGTGACTGATTCATTAGCTCCTACAGCCTAACCCCCATTACCcttcgatttttattgcatatctggcttttttttttttcgtttcctcggataatctgcaggcccgggcctgcagtgccttatagaagctacgccactgAAAAGCATGGTTCAAATATAACCTGTAGTTTAGTATcctaattgaattatttccagTTCCTTTAACAATCATTTTTTCCAgcagttttaataaataaatagaatatggtTATTCTCTATGTTCGCGTCCTTGTTGTTACTGTTTCACTTCTCCGAAACAGGTGACGTATGAGACAAATTACGTAAGAAGGCCGAGAGCTTTATGCAAATTTACATGAGGCGCATTCGGGTATCTTTAATTAACCGAAGTTTAACGTGAATACTTAACTTATTCAATTGTTAGCTAGGGCTCTTTCTCCGGACAGTttatttgtaacatagaaatGATACGTTGTTGTCTGGAAATATATTGCAACGAAGGTTTTATAATTCACTTTTTAATAAAGGAGGTGAGTTACGTTTTGAAGAAGCAGTATTAATTCACGTTCCATCTTTACAATAAAGAAATCGTATTTCATAGTTATCATGCCTTAATTTTCGACTCTAACATTACTGCACATAATGCGCATTTGTGTTGTTAGAAGAGTGTTTAAaggtttaaataatgaaaataatattatgaaatttttTAGTCAAGCAAACCTCGATGTATAATTTCTTGTATTAAGATCTAAATTGTAAAAAGTACGGAAGTTGAATAAATGTCTTAGTTATAAAGAATCatacaataaagaaataaaaatctaaCTTATTCTTATATTGAACAGAAGTCACTTAAATAGTCAGTGATACTACCGACTCCCACCGCCACCCCAGGATGCCCACTTCCCCGCAACTGCGTCTTCGAGGCAAGGAACCTTGCACTATTTCGacacatgtatacattttttcttcaCCATGGTCTTGCTCATAGAATGAGGAGAGGCATGTAATTTTAAGCACCATTTTAGTTGGTTACTTCAAAATTTCGGCGGCAAATCTGCACGTGTCTTCCATGCGACCCCTTCGTTACTGACCGCCTgctttaattttgaatttatgtgAATTTTCCGTCCTAGTTTGAAAAAGCATACGTGTATAACTTTAAGAGAACGGAAATTTCCATAGCGcatgtttaataatattatatatatcatttgcaATTGAGGGATTGTTTATGTCCGAGACATCACTCTGCAGATGTTAACACACGGaaacatgtgttttaattttACGCTTATTCTGGTAATATAAATTGAAtagagtatttgaaaaaaaaatccgctTTTTTCAGACGAAGCGTTCCTGTGTTgtagctgtttacaatttattaGCTTTTGATATgtgcaaatattattttaaaactatttgtcTTTATATACTGGTCATCACATGTCACAACTATTTTTAATTTTCGCCAGAACGACAAAACGCACGTTTCGAAAATGATGCTAAACGAGAATCTCTGCAGAAACGTTTTCATCACAAACAAGCTGATAATGACGATCACTTCATTTACTCTTTCGAGAAAAGAAATACACTGCCGCCATACTGACCTACGATGGCACAGAGGGAACAACttagtatgtcgtggtaacgagatACTATGttgtgggaacgacataaaaaagaaagatgCAATTTGCAACAGCAGCAAATTACCATTATAGTATTCACGTTTCTTCAAGTGAAATTTCTAACGTTGGGAAGCAATGTCTAAGACAGGTTTGGtgatggtggggggggggaggggtcaGGGGACCCTTTCCTTTGACATTTTTGActtacaggcatgaaatggtggcctctggtgcattttgaggtAATTGAGGGATTACTCCCTTCTTGATGGTGGGGGATTGGTCAGGGGAATCtacccctggaaaattttgaacatacaggtatgaaatgttggcctttTTGTGCGTTTCTATGTCTaaaaattattcctttgccaaaaatgtagggtgcatctttgatgagtataggtcacttctcagccaacagGCGGGAGGGGGTTGGTGGCAAGAGTCCATTGGTCCGGGCCTGAATTCCGAATCTGACCGTTAAATTTAGACAAGTAATTAAAAATggtgaaataaattttatgtttttgatataGATATAGGGGTAGGGGTGAGTTATGTCAATTTCTATACATCTATCtactttgtaaatattttctgaCTTAAAACATCGATCTGAAAGGGTCGATGGTTAGAAAGTTGGAGTGCACAGCGCTTGCTCCTGCCCTTATCATATTACTTAAAATCATAATGGGGAAAAAAGCTCTATGTCAACACCTCCGTAAGAGGAGCGCTGGTCTAGTTGTTAAGGTGTCGGTCGCTCAACATGGAGttcgtaggttcaaaccccactgagGTGACGACAACATcatctcatatgacactagtagacttgctttttcaggaagcggactcgagagagGATCAAATAAAATTGAAGCTTTTATcgcaatcgagctaaaataaattagttttaaCTAACACCTTAGAATATtataaaaaatccattacatgCTTCCATCAgttgtttataaatataaatatgataaaaaatcttaaacaataaACCCGTTTAGTGTCTCATTTTCTTTACGCGCGTATGACCGTGGCATTCTGATTTATGGTCAATCAAGAATTAAGAGCAGTCACTTTTGCCATGACCAGATAGTAACACAACAGGTTAAAAAACATTCATCACTATTTCCTGattatctttagaaataaagttaaggTTTTATGTTCTGCAACAGATAGGCATTTTCCcccacaatttcaaagaaacccgTGGGAAACCGCACGTTTGACCTCAGTGATTtgcatatttatgacgtcattataGTGCGGAGAAATTCGTAAAATGGCGGCCGCTGTTTGAAAACATGACAGAATCATAGGGGTGAGGAAAACGTTTTTGTTGCAAATTAGAAGCATCTACACTGATTCAAATGGTATTCAGTATAAAAAAggacaatttatgtttatttatttctatacataATTTTCCGAAATCCTTGAATGTAGTTGCGTAGCACATTCTCAATTCTTATtcttatattgatattttttgacAGGAGTGGCCTATGACTGTcagtacatgcgatcagctgtttagacggaatAGAGGCTATGACTATCTAAACGGTAGATAAAATATAGCTAGTAGCGTTCTTTACAAcgattgacgtcatcgcacggtaacatgacgtcattttagcgtaagcgtgttttaacagaaacaagcatattagaataggTGTTAAAGGTGTTGCTTAGTCTCCTAACTTACATATCAGTGACTTTCAAttctagaaatatttattttttaaatcaggAGACATGTCACATTCAAAACTACAAAATATCTGACACAAATGATCTTATATGTCCTTGTAGGGTTGTACTAACGTGACCAACTGATATTGGGGAAATTCGTTTCCGTTtacttacatacaaacaaacgtATCATTTAAATTGATATTGTACGTTTATTCGGTATACATTTTACAGGATCAGTTAGCATCCTGCCTTTCTTACCACTGCGTATGCGGATTAAGGTGCTATAGACCACTGACACAAGGCCAGAAAGAACGTgaatgttataccctacccctatgtATGACCATGgttatgaacgggaaaatatactataTTAATCGAGCATTTCTTaccttaaacaaacaatttggcaaacctgttctacgcaaaTTGAACAATCGATTATATATCTTCTGTCGTGCACCAGTCAAACTTTCTTTTGCTATCGCAGAGACACGCAATGTAGGCTATTTAATGTTTTCTTCAACGTTATACACAAAGCCTCTGGTCtactaaaatcatttatttaaaaatatataaaatagctATGTTTGTAGACCTATATTCAcaattaaatgttattatttacaACAGTGATATGTTAAAAAAACTTCACTTTCAGTTTTTAGTGGAAGCACACATTTATTGTGTGCTTAGCTGTTCAGTGTATTAGATGTGTACAATTTCAAACGTACACAAAGTACTCTTTACAcacgcacacatgcacgcacgcgcacacacacatatacatgttaattttatggaTACTATGTGggaaatgtgcatattttcaaatatgaatgtgtgttttatatatctttaataaaatctttacaaAATCTCATTATTGTACAAAACACTTTTTGAAGTGTCAATGTCTACATGGTAAAGATGGTAAACACATCACTTTTATTTATCTGGATCTACTGTGCTCGAAACTTCTTTTCTGACTAAGCAAAAAAAGAACAACTGCATAATCATTAGGTAAATATGGATTTCTTCTTCTGCATATGAACCATGTCATAAATGTGTATTGCACTCGGTAGACACATGACCATCATTTTCCTCTCTTTTCCTATTGACATCTGAATCAGTTCTAAGTTTATATGGACGTATTTCATCAAAACCGTTTAGGCTCTTCAGTTGCTCTTTTATTTTCTCTGTATTGTCGAATTCTCCAAAGTCCTGCAAGTAAACCGTCTTCATCATATTCTTTACAGGTACAACAATTGATTAAACATAGAGACAAAATCGTGAAATTATAATCGcgtatttattacaaaaatgaaacaaatttctgaATTGACTGACGTACGTTATTAGGTTATTGATATACATATTGAGCGTTTTGCGATAACTTCATGTAAAATAAAGAGGATATTCCTTTATGTATGAATAATATAGCTCTAAGTTTTATGCGTACTGGCTTTCgcaattaaataaagaaaacaattagtCTTGCTTGAAAAGCCACTGTCTTAAAGTATGCGAAATCGCGAAAATATTGgcttacagtgaaataaaatatttttgcattgTTCTCATTTTAAAAGGTAGTATCTAATTATACCTTTTCACCATGTCTCACTCCAAATCTAAGAGGTTTTCTCCAGCTCTCCGGAAGAAATGGGAAGAATATGTCGAAAAACGGACAAATTAGTTTAGGATTGAGCTTCGATGTATCAGTGACACCTGAAAGTACATTCAAATCAATAATGATAATGCTATATTTGAATAAAAGGCAAATCGTTCCCTAAGTACTGTTGGAGAATCCTCTGGGACATCTTATTCTGATGCGTCTAAGAACCTGGGTAGACCCAACGACCTTCAGCAAGTACAgcgcttcaacaacaaatgtaAGTTATTTGAACTTGTAGTTATTGCAAGAAGAATAGTGTGTGCTTGCTCGATTTTAGCGTCATTTTTTAACAATGTTTCAATGTAGCAGTGATCGCAAGGCCgataggctaccgaggcggtttaatgataactcaagacacaaatatttaatgaagttGAAACGAATGaagtatattatttattataacacgatccgattcattttcctattaatcaaagaagactgaaaacagtgaatgattatacaacaaatcactgttctgacgtcacaattattacgtcatagcgtcaaacggcatagaggcgcgctggaaaagaaacagaTTGAAAACAggccaatatttaatgaatgccgtctaggatatactttaaagtccttggtaacgtgttagaatcgaaataatatatctcatttagtgatttggtcttgaataaaatcatttgttgtcgttcagatgcgtattattatatcactctggctgcgccctcgtgatataattccttcgcatctgaactccaaacaatgatttattcagcgacaaatcactaaatgagatatattatttcttaaacatgaTCGTCAGTTGTAACGTTTACTACTAACCTGTGATTATACTAACAAGCATGCCGACAACGACAACGGTGCAAACGCCTATACCGGAATACCACATATAAGAAACTGTGTATAAACGGTTAACACCCCTGAAGAATATTATTCAATATGAGCATAGCTACAAAGCTTCGTATAGTACTGTAGTTCTGTAAAATTTAATACGGAAAATATACGTACCTTATAGTATTATGAATACATATGAGGCTGCCtaagcaaaatttatataaagcaattcttgaaaataaagataaacacTACCAATCTTTGTTTTAACATAAATGGTCAAGTAGAATTGTGCTTCTAAATTTCAGCagtaaacatatttaaaggtattttaaagatatttcaccCGAAATCAATGCCTCTTTTAATTTTAGGAGAACTAGTTGCAACTGCATAGATAATAGACTACCCATGCTTGGTATTATTGATAAGTTGTATGCACAGTATTGCTTTTCTGGACATGTTTATCCAGACAGTGAACACATTTTTCAAAGAAAGCTACCAGgctattttcttaattttaaaatccaCTAAATCATACCAACGTTGAAACGACCTTGATATAACATAGCCGATATAAAATTGAGTGACTTACTcatatttgtcaaaaatgtgtGTTGTAGAAACTGATTCTACGGTAGAAGATATA
The sequence above is a segment of the Mercenaria mercenaria strain notata chromosome 3, MADL_Memer_1, whole genome shotgun sequence genome. Coding sequences within it:
- the LOC128555613 gene encoding sodium-dependent multivitamin transporter-like yields the protein MGKTSLSNARSILKWRRQVRVTNTLTMVLFGCLSVAFAFVVSNLGTLILTLANVLFGALGGPMLGMFCLGMLFPWSNKLGGCIGLICGLIMNVWISFGTAITKTSVNVKSSISVDGCSWNMSDTTPLSASTPANTISSTVESVSTTHIFDKYEGVNRLYTVSYMWYSGIGVCTVVVVGMLVSIITGVTDTSKLNPKLICPFFDIFFPFLPESWRKPLRFGVRHGEKDFGEFDNTEKIKEQLKSLNGFDEIRPYKLRTDSDVNRKREENDGHVSTECNTHL